The following proteins come from a genomic window of Varunaivibrio sulfuroxidans:
- a CDS encoding 3-hydroxyacyl-CoA dehydrogenase/enoyl-CoA hydratase family protein, which translates to MAEIEKIAVIGAGVMGAAIAAHGANAGALVVLLDVVPGAARKAIDRLAKTDPAPLMSKRFAARITPGSIEDDFDLLADCDWIIEAVIEDAAIKRDLYARIETVRKPGAIVSSNTSTLPLAVLCEGLPPSFRQRFLITHFFNPPRYMRLLEIVKGADTAQEAINTVVNFADQKMGKSVIACRDTPGFIANRIGTYWLHCAVTEAIAQGIDVETADALIGRPMGIPKTGVFGLLDLVGLDLMPHVLGSLENALPSDDAFHALGKAPDILSRMIDDGYTGRKGKGGFYRLNAKREKEVIDLATGAYGPAQRPVPAAVKAAKAKKGKGALRAMMSHDSPEGRYAFSVIGKTLSYAAALIGEIGDDIDAVDRAMRLGYNWKYGPFELIDRLGAHWLAQRLSAPPSFLSAVGEGRFYRVSAGRLHRFDGSGYIAVTRPAGVLLLEDVKRRTRPLATNGSASLWDIGDGALCLEFHSKMNTINPLTLAMIARVVKIGPRALVIYNEGANFSVGANIGLFHYAGKFGLWPFVRWMVKRGQRVYRALKHAPFPVVAAPSGMALGGGCEIVLHCDAIQAHSETYIGLVEAGVGIVPGWGGCVEMLSRWAVRENAPRGPMPPVMKAFELIATATVAKSAEQAREAGFLRPTDGATMNRDRVLFDAKQRALKMVEGYMPPAPQPLVLPGPTGKAALVLAIHDFVKRGLATAHDETVALQLARVLSGGDCDMTEPLEADRVLDLERDALLRLAHTPQTRARIAHILKTGKPLRN; encoded by the coding sequence ATGGCCGAGATTGAAAAAATCGCGGTGATCGGCGCCGGCGTGATGGGGGCGGCGATCGCCGCCCACGGCGCCAACGCGGGGGCCCTTGTGGTGCTTCTCGACGTCGTTCCGGGGGCGGCGCGAAAGGCGATCGACCGCTTGGCGAAGACCGACCCCGCGCCCTTGATGAGCAAACGTTTCGCCGCGCGCATCACGCCGGGAAGTATCGAGGACGATTTCGATTTGCTTGCCGATTGCGACTGGATTATCGAGGCGGTCATCGAGGACGCCGCCATCAAGCGCGACCTTTACGCACGCATCGAAACGGTGCGTAAACCCGGCGCGATCGTCTCTTCGAACACCTCGACCTTGCCTTTGGCGGTGCTCTGCGAAGGTTTGCCGCCATCGTTCCGGCAACGCTTTTTAATCACCCATTTTTTCAATCCGCCGCGCTATATGCGCCTTTTGGAGATCGTCAAGGGGGCGGATACGGCGCAGGAGGCCATCAACACCGTGGTCAACTTCGCCGACCAGAAGATGGGAAAATCGGTGATCGCATGTCGGGATACGCCGGGCTTCATCGCCAACCGGATTGGAACCTATTGGCTGCATTGCGCGGTGACCGAGGCGATCGCCCAGGGCATTGATGTCGAAACCGCCGACGCCCTCATCGGTCGGCCGATGGGCATTCCGAAAACAGGCGTATTCGGCTTGCTCGATCTGGTTGGGCTCGATTTGATGCCCCATGTTCTGGGCAGTTTGGAAAACGCCCTTCCGTCCGATGACGCCTTTCACGCCCTGGGAAAGGCGCCCGACATCCTGTCCCGTATGATTGACGATGGGTATACGGGGCGTAAAGGGAAGGGGGGGTTTTATCGTCTCAACGCAAAACGTGAAAAAGAGGTGATCGATCTCGCTACCGGCGCCTACGGCCCGGCGCAAAGACCCGTTCCGGCGGCGGTGAAGGCGGCTAAGGCGAAAAAGGGCAAGGGCGCCCTCAGGGCGATGATGTCCCACGATAGCCCGGAGGGACGTTACGCCTTTTCCGTGATCGGCAAGACGCTGTCCTACGCGGCGGCGCTGATCGGCGAAATCGGCGATGATATCGATGCCGTCGATCGCGCCATGCGTCTGGGCTATAACTGGAAGTACGGTCCGTTTGAATTGATCGACCGCTTGGGGGCGCATTGGCTGGCGCAGCGCCTGAGCGCCCCACCGTCCTTTTTGAGCGCGGTCGGCGAGGGCCGTTTTTACCGGGTCTCGGCTGGTCGCCTGCACCGCTTCGACGGGTCTGGATATATCGCGGTGACGCGCCCGGCGGGAGTTCTGCTGTTGGAAGACGTCAAGCGCCGCACCCGGCCTTTGGCGACCAACGGCTCCGCCAGCCTGTGGGATATCGGAGACGGTGCGCTATGCCTGGAATTTCATTCCAAGATGAACACCATCAACCCGTTGACGTTGGCGATGATCGCGCGCGTGGTGAAGATCGGACCGCGCGCGCTGGTGATCTATAACGAGGGCGCGAATTTTTCCGTCGGGGCGAATATCGGCCTTTTCCATTATGCCGGGAAATTCGGCCTGTGGCCGTTCGTTCGTTGGATGGTGAAACGGGGGCAGAGGGTTTATCGGGCGTTGAAACACGCGCCGTTTCCGGTTGTCGCCGCGCCCAGTGGGATGGCGCTGGGGGGCGGTTGCGAGATCGTGTTGCATTGCGATGCGATACAGGCCCATAGTGAGACCTACATCGGGTTGGTCGAGGCCGGGGTTGGTATCGTCCCCGGTTGGGGCGGCTGTGTGGAAATGTTGTCCCGTTGGGCGGTTCGCGAGAACGCGCCCAGAGGACCGATGCCGCCGGTAATGAAGGCGTTCGAACTGATCGCCACGGCGACGGTGGCCAAATCCGCCGAACAGGCGCGCGAGGCGGGCTTCTTGCGCCCCACCGACGGGGCCACCATGAACCGGGATCGGGTCTTGTTCGACGCCAAACAAAGGGCGCTGAAGATGGTCGAGGGCTATATGCCGCCCGCTCCACAGCCCTTGGTTTTGCCCGGACCGACGGGGAAGGCGGCCTTGGTCTTGGCGATCCACGATTTCGTCAAGCGCGGCTTGGCGACGGCGCATGATGAAACGGTCGCCTTGCAGTTGGCGCGGGTGCTCAGCGGCGGCGATTGCGATATGACGGAACCGCTTGAAGCGGACCGTGTTCTGGACCTGGAACGCGATGCGCTGTTACGCTTGGCGCATACCCCCCAGACCCGCGCCCGGATCGCGCATATTCTTAAGACCGGAAAACCGCTGCGCAATTGA
- a CDS encoding thiolase family protein: MKPVVIAAYVRSPFTFANKGALVKTRPDDLAAQVVRALMVRTGVAPDSIEDLILGCAFPEGEQGFNIGRLVGFLADLPLSVSGMTVNRFCGSSMQAIHIAAGAIQMNAGAAFICAGVESMSRIPMTGFNPMPHPGLAERYPQAYMSMGETAENVAAKWDIGRDAQDRFAVESHRKAAAAQEGGLLRDEIVSITTPGGARVEADGCIRPGTDMEGLSTLKPAFDQNGVVTAGTASPLTDGATAVLVCSAEYAEKYGLEPLAYVRGIATSGCAPEIMGIGPVESSRKALARAGIEVGDVDVVELNEAFSSQSIASIRELGLDAAKVNLDGGALALGHPLGATGARITGKAAALLGRTGGRWALATQCIGGGQGIATVMERV; encoded by the coding sequence ATGAAACCTGTCGTGATTGCGGCCTATGTCCGCTCACCGTTTACTTTCGCCAACAAGGGCGCGTTGGTGAAAACCCGACCCGACGACCTGGCCGCCCAGGTCGTCCGCGCTCTGATGGTGCGCACCGGCGTCGCTCCCGACAGTATCGAAGATTTGATTTTGGGGTGCGCCTTTCCCGAAGGTGAGCAAGGTTTCAATATCGGTCGTTTGGTTGGGTTTCTCGCCGATCTTCCGCTTTCGGTATCGGGGATGACGGTCAACCGCTTTTGCGGATCGTCGATGCAGGCGATCCATATCGCCGCGGGGGCGATCCAGATGAACGCTGGCGCGGCGTTTATCTGCGCCGGGGTCGAATCGATGAGCCGGATTCCAATGACCGGTTTTAATCCGATGCCCCATCCCGGATTGGCCGAACGCTACCCCCAGGCCTACATGTCGATGGGGGAAACGGCGGAAAACGTCGCGGCGAAATGGGATATTGGGCGCGACGCGCAGGACCGCTTCGCCGTTGAAAGCCACCGCAAGGCCGCCGCCGCTCAGGAAGGCGGATTGTTGCGCGACGAAATTGTCTCGATCACGACTCCGGGCGGCGCGCGCGTCGAAGCCGACGGCTGTATCCGTCCCGGCACCGACATGGAAGGTCTGAGCACCCTGAAACCGGCGTTCGACCAAAACGGGGTGGTGACGGCGGGAACCGCTTCGCCGTTGACCGATGGCGCGACGGCGGTACTGGTGTGCAGCGCCGAGTACGCCGAAAAATACGGTCTCGAACCGCTCGCTTACGTGCGTGGGATAGCGACCTCGGGCTGCGCCCCGGAAATTATGGGGATCGGCCCTGTCGAGTCTTCGCGCAAGGCGCTGGCGCGGGCCGGGATCGAGGTCGGCGATGTGGATGTCGTCGAATTGAACGAGGCGTTTTCCTCGCAATCGATCGCCTCGATCCGGGAGTTGGGCCTGGACGCGGCGAAGGTCAACCTCGACGGCGGGGCCTTGGCCCTGGGCCATCCCCTGGGGGCGACGGGGGCGCGGATTACGGGCAAGGCGGCGGCGCTTCTTGGGCGCACCGGGGGGCGTTGGGCGCTGGCGACGCAATGTATCGGCGGCGGACAGGGGATCGCCACGGTGATGGAGCGGGTGTAA
- a CDS encoding alpha/beta fold hydrolase: MVDLEAYRINTSVYEWCVGAFSRLERHLGLKIKLHSSPELLAQGQIFLFNHFARFETVIPPYLVYKHSGRYCRSVADHTLFEGSEMFAKFLRGVGGVPNTTAGLMPFLAAEILRGRKIVVFPEGGMIKDRRVLDKRGAYNVYSPVAQERRKHHRGAAVIALTLDTFKNRILSVHAHAEEERLHRWVDALGLESVDQLLERAREPTMIVPANITFYPLRVTENILHRGMELLMKDMSGRFSEELLIEGNILLKDTDMDIRFAPPVMAAKKWRWWERVLLKSVFERIDSLEELFAMRDGAVGWAEKMMNRCIQDETMRIRDAYMAGMYSVTTVNFSHLASRLIVDLVAAGRREIGKEEFHKALYLAIKNLQNAEGVGLHRSLLAPESYRGLLDGQCDALEQFLRTTKQAGLIGRTPSKYRFLDSLSADSTFDRIRIDNPIMVYANEVAPIAAVRATLNDALERAGRVLDEELASDQFDDELRAHQWNHAHYRGERHHEINAKETATLSGEPFLLIPKEITAVGVVLVHGFLASPAEMRAFGEKLVQKGHPVIGVRLAGHGTSPWDLQHRSWREWLQSVRRGCAILGAFCEKIAVVGFSGGGVLALRLASEAPRSLVGVAVVSAPMRFLDRRMAFVPLVHRLNTLTEWLPSFDGVMPFHENASEHPEINYKNIPTRGVYELRQLVEETRHVLPTVRCPALIVQGDRDPVVDPESATLIHDRLGSSQKTLVYVPSTRHAILLEDIAGAQDRVANFLKGLPWEADDSGTS; the protein is encoded by the coding sequence ATGGTCGATCTCGAAGCCTACAGGATCAATACCAGTGTTTACGAATGGTGTGTCGGCGCCTTTTCACGCCTGGAACGGCACCTCGGCCTGAAAATAAAACTGCATTCGTCCCCCGAACTTCTTGCTCAGGGGCAAATTTTTCTGTTCAATCATTTCGCCCGTTTCGAAACGGTCATTCCACCGTATCTCGTCTATAAGCACAGTGGGCGGTATTGCCGTTCGGTCGCCGATCACACCCTCTTTGAGGGCAGCGAGATGTTCGCGAAATTCCTGCGTGGCGTCGGGGGGGTTCCCAACACAACCGCCGGTTTGATGCCGTTTTTGGCCGCCGAAATCTTGCGCGGGCGCAAGATCGTCGTGTTCCCCGAGGGGGGCATGATCAAAGACCGCCGCGTCCTCGATAAAAGGGGGGCCTACAATGTTTATTCGCCGGTCGCCCAAGAACGGCGCAAGCACCACCGGGGGGCGGCGGTGATCGCCTTGACTCTCGATACCTTCAAGAATCGCATTCTCAGCGTCCACGCACACGCGGAGGAAGAGCGCCTTCACAGGTGGGTGGACGCCTTGGGCTTGGAGAGCGTCGATCAGCTTCTCGAACGCGCCCGCGAGCCGACGATGATCGTGCCCGCCAACATCACGTTTTACCCTCTAAGGGTGACGGAGAATATTCTCCATCGGGGCATGGAATTGTTGATGAAAGACATGTCGGGGCGTTTTTCCGAAGAGTTGCTGATCGAGGGCAATATTCTGCTGAAAGACACCGACATGGACATCCGCTTTGCGCCACCGGTGATGGCCGCTAAAAAATGGCGCTGGTGGGAACGCGTCCTGTTGAAATCCGTGTTTGAGCGTATCGATTCCTTGGAGGAACTGTTCGCCATGCGCGACGGGGCGGTCGGTTGGGCGGAAAAAATGATGAACCGTTGTATACAGGACGAAACGATGCGCATCCGCGACGCCTACATGGCCGGGATGTATTCGGTGACGACGGTGAATTTCAGCCACCTCGCCTCACGCCTGATTGTAGATCTGGTCGCCGCCGGGCGACGGGAAATCGGTAAGGAAGAATTTCACAAGGCGCTCTATCTGGCCATCAAAAACCTGCAAAACGCCGAAGGCGTGGGCCTGCACCGCAGCCTGCTCGCGCCCGAAAGCTATCGTGGTTTGCTCGACGGACAGTGCGACGCCCTGGAACAGTTTCTCAGGACCACCAAACAGGCCGGCCTAATCGGACGGACGCCAAGCAAGTATCGTTTTTTGGATAGCTTAAGTGCGGACAGCACGTTCGATCGGATCAGGATTGACAATCCGATCATGGTCTACGCCAACGAGGTCGCCCCCATCGCCGCCGTCCGCGCGACCCTGAACGACGCCCTCGAAAGGGCGGGACGGGTGCTAGATGAAGAATTGGCGTCCGACCAATTCGACGACGAATTGCGCGCGCACCAGTGGAACCACGCGCACTATCGGGGGGAACGCCACCACGAGATTAACGCCAAGGAAACCGCGACACTTTCAGGGGAGCCTTTTCTGCTGATCCCAAAAGAGATCACGGCGGTCGGCGTCGTTCTGGTTCATGGTTTCCTTGCCTCGCCCGCGGAAATGCGCGCCTTCGGTGAAAAATTGGTGCAAAAGGGGCATCCCGTGATCGGGGTGCGGCTGGCGGGACACGGCACGTCACCTTGGGATTTGCAGCACCGAAGCTGGCGCGAGTGGCTCCAATCGGTGCGCCGGGGCTGCGCCATATTGGGTGCGTTTTGCGAAAAAATCGCCGTGGTCGGATTTTCCGGCGGTGGGGTTTTGGCGTTACGTCTGGCCAGCGAGGCGCCGCGTTCCCTGGTGGGCGTCGCCGTGGTCAGCGCGCCGATGCGCTTCTTGGACCGGCGCATGGCGTTCGTGCCTCTGGTGCACCGTCTGAATACCCTGACCGAATGGTTGCCGTCTTTCGATGGCGTCATGCCCTTTCATGAAAACGCGAGTGAACATCCCGAGATAAATTACAAAAACATCCCGACGCGTGGCGTTTACGAATTGCGTCAATTGGTGGAGGAAACCCGGCATGTTTTACCCACGGTACGGTGCCCGGCGCTGATTGTGCAAGGAGATCGCGACCCGGTCGTCGATCCCGAAAGCGCGACGCTCATTCACGATCGGCTAGGCAGCTCGCAAAAGACGCTTGTTTACGTTCCCTCCACCCGTCATGCCATATTATTGGAAGATATCGCGGGCGCTCAGGATCGGGTCGCGAATTTTTTGAAGGGGCTACCCTGGGAGGCCGACGACAGTGGGACATCGTAA
- a CDS encoding long-chain-fatty-acid--CoA ligase, which yields MTHDSNISDAPETPDTGGREFRVPNGPLHAIFDDAAARWPHRPCLDFLGRTMNYRAVARRVDRAAKGLMSLGVGRGVNVGLCLPNSPYYVIGYFAILKAGGTVVNFNPLYSAEQIDFQVRDSKIQIMLTLDLQTVLSKVTQSNVGKIVVCRFAAALPFVKKGLFSIFKRREIAAMPKDGRHIAFDALIHNDGVFTPPAIDPRRDLAVIQYTGGTTGAPKGAMLSHYNLRANTAQVRILLGALCDGQEKFVAVIPFFHVYAMTVLMNLGIATGSQLILLPRFDADQLLKAISRKKATLIAAVPTVYAALAGHPRVRNHDFSSLRHCVSGGAPLPLAVKETFEGLTGCPLIEGYGLSEASPVVSFNPPDGVQKAGSIGPALAGTDIEVRDLEDPTVVLERGKKGEIVVRGPQVMVGYWQNTAATQQVLDREWLRTGDVGYMDEDGYVFLIDRLKDIIITGGYKVYPRNIEEVLMRHPEVEEATVIAIDHPLRGQVPKAFVKVRPGAAVDEEALKVFVGEHLTPMERPAEIAFRDELPKTLIGKLSKKELVHEEKAKNRNPNDAPE from the coding sequence ATGACGCACGATAGCAATATCTCGGACGCACCCGAAACGCCGGATACCGGCGGGCGGGAATTTCGTGTTCCGAATGGCCCCCTGCACGCTATTTTCGACGATGCCGCGGCCCGCTGGCCGCACCGGCCATGTCTGGATTTTCTCGGTCGCACCATGAACTATCGGGCCGTCGCCCGGCGTGTCGATCGTGCGGCCAAGGGGTTGATGTCTTTGGGCGTGGGGCGCGGCGTCAATGTCGGGTTGTGTCTGCCCAACAGTCCTTACTATGTGATCGGTTATTTCGCGATCTTGAAAGCGGGAGGGACGGTGGTCAACTTCAACCCACTGTACAGCGCCGAGCAAATCGATTTTCAGGTCCGCGATTCGAAAATTCAAATCATGTTGACGCTCGACCTTCAAACGGTGCTGTCCAAGGTGACGCAAAGCAATGTCGGCAAGATTGTCGTCTGTCGGTTCGCCGCCGCCTTGCCCTTCGTTAAAAAGGGGCTGTTTTCGATTTTCAAGCGCCGGGAAATCGCCGCCATGCCCAAAGACGGACGGCATATTGCGTTCGACGCCCTGATCCATAACGATGGCGTTTTCACGCCGCCCGCGATTGATCCTAGGCGCGATCTTGCGGTGATCCAGTATACTGGCGGCACCACCGGCGCCCCCAAGGGGGCGATGCTGAGCCACTACAATCTCCGTGCGAATACGGCGCAGGTGCGTATTTTGCTGGGGGCGCTGTGCGACGGTCAGGAAAAATTTGTCGCCGTGATCCCGTTCTTTCACGTCTACGCCATGACCGTGTTGATGAATTTGGGGATCGCCACGGGATCGCAGCTTATCTTATTGCCCAGGTTCGACGCCGACCAATTGTTGAAGGCGATCTCGCGCAAGAAGGCGACGTTGATCGCCGCCGTGCCCACGGTTTACGCTGCGTTGGCGGGCCATCCCCGTGTGCGGAACCATGATTTCAGTTCGTTGCGCCATTGCGTGTCGGGCGGCGCGCCGCTGCCGTTGGCGGTGAAGGAAACGTTTGAGGGACTGACCGGGTGTCCCTTGATCGAAGGATATGGCCTCAGCGAAGCCTCGCCGGTGGTGTCGTTCAACCCACCGGACGGGGTGCAAAAAGCAGGATCGATCGGCCCCGCGTTGGCGGGGACCGATATCGAGGTGCGCGACCTGGAAGACCCCACCGTTGTTTTGGAACGCGGAAAAAAAGGCGAAATCGTCGTTCGCGGCCCCCAGGTGATGGTCGGATACTGGCAAAATACCGCGGCGACGCAGCAGGTTTTGGACAGAGAATGGTTGAGGACGGGCGATGTCGGTTATATGGATGAGGACGGTTATGTTTTCTTGATCGATCGCCTGAAGGACATCATTATCACCGGAGGGTATAAAGTCTACCCGCGCAATATCGAGGAGGTGTTGATGCGTCACCCCGAGGTTGAGGAAGCGACGGTCATCGCCATCGATCATCCTCTGCGCGGCCAAGTGCCCAAGGCTTTTGTCAAAGTGCGCCCGGGCGCGGCGGTGGACGAAGAAGCCCTGAAGGTCTTCGTCGGCGAGCATCTGACGCCGATGGAGCGTCCGGCCGAGATTGCGTTCCGCGACGAACTGCCGAAGACCTTGATCGGAAAACTCTCGAAAAAAGAACTGGTGCACGAGGAAAAGGCGAAAAATCGAAACCCGAACGACGCGCCGGAATAA
- a CDS encoding acyl-CoA dehydrogenase yields the protein MTWIVIVIVIALIVVFGVSSFRISLISAPLMRLVGRMLPAIGETERIALEAGTVWWDGDLFSGKPDWKKLLAFTSQGLSAEEQAYLDGPVEEFCRALDDWLIAQDRDLPPEAWALIKKHRLFGMIIPKEYGGHGFSAIAHSAVVTKIASVSSAAAVTVMVPNSLGPGELLVHYGTQAQKDKYLKKLASGDDIPCFALTEPGAGSDAANGASRGVVAKGRYGGKQVLGLRLDFDKRYITLAPVATVIGLAFRAYDPDGLLGDVEDLGITCALLPRKLKGLEIGDHHDPMGVPFHNGPVRGKGVFIPLEFVIGEREGVGQGWRMLMESLAAGRSISLPALSVGAVELAARVAGAYGVVREQFGLPIGRFEGVQEALARIGGYAYFMNAARRLTAGAVDAGEKPAVISAIVKAYLTAGMRDRVNDAMDIRGGAEICRGPRNILGRGYLGVPVAITVEGANILTRSLIVFGQGAMRCHPYVQDEIQAIAAKDMEAFDRAFFGHILHIFKNAGRAFGHAVSGAMFADSPVMGPEAKYYRRLTRLSAGFAFATDVALMSLGGALKRKESFSGRMADVLAWMYMASAALKQFHDDGRPPSQLPHLRWACEHALFQSEQALLAAVRNFPLWWARVLLRVVIFPLGGRYAPVNDALSRTVAGSLTDGSSVREKLSPDIHIPEAEKNGLGRLEATLDKILATDATRKKIQAAVRGKTLKRGPIEDMIDQAKAADLIDDDEAQKLKDAEEARWEVIQVDVFSPDTYKGLKG from the coding sequence ATGACCTGGATAGTGATTGTAATCGTCATAGCCTTGATTGTGGTGTTCGGGGTGTCGTCGTTTCGCATCTCGTTGATTTCGGCGCCGCTGATGCGTTTGGTCGGGCGCATGTTGCCCGCCATCGGAGAGACCGAACGGATCGCCCTGGAGGCCGGCACCGTGTGGTGGGATGGCGATCTGTTTTCCGGCAAACCCGATTGGAAAAAGCTGCTCGCCTTTACGTCGCAGGGGCTTAGCGCCGAGGAACAAGCCTATCTCGACGGCCCGGTCGAGGAATTTTGCCGCGCCCTGGACGATTGGCTAATCGCCCAGGATCGGGACCTGCCGCCCGAGGCCTGGGCGTTGATCAAGAAACATCGCCTATTCGGCATGATCATTCCCAAGGAATATGGCGGCCATGGCTTTTCGGCGATCGCCCATTCCGCCGTGGTGACCAAGATCGCCAGCGTCAGCAGCGCCGCCGCGGTGACCGTGATGGTGCCCAATTCCTTGGGGCCGGGTGAATTGCTGGTGCACTATGGAACACAAGCGCAAAAGGACAAATACCTGAAGAAGCTGGCCAGCGGGGACGATATTCCCTGCTTCGCCCTGACCGAACCGGGCGCGGGCAGCGACGCCGCCAACGGGGCCAGCCGGGGCGTCGTCGCCAAGGGGCGTTACGGCGGCAAGCAGGTCTTGGGGCTGCGCCTCGATTTCGATAAGCGCTATATTACGCTGGCCCCGGTTGCGACCGTGATCGGTCTGGCGTTTCGCGCCTATGATCCCGACGGGTTGCTCGGCGATGTCGAGGACCTGGGCATCACCTGCGCCTTGTTGCCGCGCAAGCTGAAAGGATTGGAAATCGGCGATCATCACGATCCCATGGGGGTGCCCTTTCACAACGGCCCGGTGCGCGGCAAGGGGGTCTTTATCCCCCTGGAATTCGTGATCGGCGAGCGTGAAGGGGTCGGCCAGGGCTGGCGCATGCTGATGGAAAGTCTGGCGGCGGGACGCTCGATCTCACTGCCCGCGCTCTCGGTGGGGGCGGTCGAACTGGCGGCCCGCGTGGCCGGCGCCTATGGCGTGGTGCGCGAACAATTCGGCCTGCCGATCGGGCGCTTCGAAGGGGTCCAGGAGGCCCTGGCGCGCATCGGTGGGTATGCCTACTTCATGAACGCCGCCCGGCGGTTGACGGCGGGCGCGGTCGATGCCGGGGAAAAACCGGCGGTGATCTCGGCCATCGTCAAGGCGTACCTGACGGCGGGCATGCGCGATCGCGTCAACGACGCCATGGATATTCGCGGCGGCGCCGAAATTTGTCGGGGGCCGCGCAATATCTTGGGCCGGGGTTATTTGGGCGTCCCGGTGGCGATCACGGTGGAGGGGGCGAATATTTTAACGCGCTCGCTGATCGTTTTCGGTCAGGGGGCGATGCGCTGTCATCCCTATGTGCAAGATGAAATCCAGGCGATCGCCGCCAAAGATATGGAGGCCTTCGACCGAGCGTTCTTTGGTCATATCTTGCATATCTTCAAGAATGCGGGACGGGCGTTCGGCCATGCCGTTAGCGGGGCGATGTTCGCAGATTCCCCGGTGATGGGACCCGAGGCGAAGTATTATCGCCGCCTGACCCGGCTCAGCGCCGGGTTCGCCTTCGCCACCGATGTCGCCCTGATGAGTTTGGGGGGCGCACTGAAGCGCAAGGAAAGCTTTTCCGGGCGGATGGCCGATGTGTTGGCCTGGATGTATATGGCCAGCGCCGCCCTCAAACAATTTCACGACGACGGACGCCCGCCATCGCAATTGCCCCATTTGCGATGGGCATGTGAGCACGCCTTATTCCAGAGCGAACAGGCCCTGCTCGCCGCGGTGCGAAATTTTCCGCTGTGGTGGGCGCGCGTACTTCTGCGCGTCGTGATTTTCCCCCTGGGAGGGCGCTATGCACCCGTCAATGACGCGCTTTCGAGAACTGTCGCCGGAAGTCTTACGGACGGAAGTTCGGTGCGGGAAAAATTGAGCCCCGATATTCATATCCCCGAAGCCGAAAAAAACGGCCTCGGCCGACTTGAGGCGACGCTGGATAAAATCCTGGCCACGGATGCGACGCGCAAAAAAATTCAGGCCGCGGTCCGTGGGAAAACGCTGAAAAGGGGACCGATAGAGGATATGATCGATCAGGCGAAGGCGGCGGATCTGATCGACGACGACGAAGCGCAGAAACTCAAAGACGCCGAAGAGGCGCGCTGGGAAGTTATCCAGGTTGATGTCTTTTCTCCGGATACGTACAAGGGCCTTAAGGGATAG
- the rodA gene encoding rod shape-determining protein RodA — MHSSRFTQSQMTVGQKLLHIHWFFVLLLVLTASIGFVMLYSAGGGSFNPWASRQMLRFAVGFVLMIGVALIDIRIWMRYAYVIYSIALFLLIAVDVAGYVGMGAQRWINLGAFNLQPSELMKIAMVLTLARYFHGASVDEIRQPLFLLPPIMIVLGPAALILRQPDLGTTVMLLLASAAIFFVAGVRMWMFAVVALIALISAPVGWHFLHEYQKQRVLTFLNPENDPLGAGYHIIQSKIAFGSGGVFGKGFLMGSQSHLNFLPEKQTDFIFTMLAEEFGMIGGLTLLALYTLIVIYGFAIALGARSHFGRMVAMGVSTTFFLYVFINIAMVMGLIPVVGVPLPLISYGGTAMLTLLIGFGLLLGVHVHRDVTIGRRGSTEDF; from the coding sequence ATGCATTCCAGCCGTTTTACCCAATCGCAGATGACCGTCGGGCAAAAGCTTCTGCATATCCACTGGTTTTTCGTTCTGCTTTTGGTGCTAACCGCGAGCATTGGCTTTGTTATGCTATATTCGGCGGGCGGCGGAAGTTTCAATCCGTGGGCGTCGCGCCAGATGCTGCGGTTCGCCGTCGGCTTCGTATTGATGATTGGCGTCGCGCTGATCGATATTCGTATTTGGATGCGCTATGCCTATGTGATTTACAGCATCGCCCTGTTTTTGCTGATTGCGGTCGATGTCGCGGGGTACGTCGGCATGGGGGCGCAGCGCTGGATCAACCTCGGGGCGTTCAACCTGCAGCCGTCCGAGTTGATGAAGATCGCGATGGTCTTGACGTTAGCGCGTTATTTTCACGGCGCCTCGGTGGACGAAATTCGCCAACCCTTATTTTTACTGCCTCCGATCATGATCGTGCTTGGGCCGGCGGCGTTGATTTTGCGTCAACCCGACCTGGGCACCACGGTAATGCTGTTGTTGGCCAGCGCCGCCATTTTTTTCGTCGCCGGGGTGCGCATGTGGATGTTCGCCGTGGTCGCCCTGATCGCCTTGATTTCCGCTCCTGTCGGCTGGCATTTTCTGCACGAATATCAAAAACAGCGGGTACTGACCTTCCTTAACCCGGAAAACGATCCCCTGGGCGCCGGATACCATATCATCCAATCCAAGATTGCCTTCGGTTCGGGGGGGGTCTTTGGCAAGGGATTTTTGATGGGCAGTCAAAGTCACCTCAACTTCTTACCGGAAAAACAAACCGACTTTATTTTCACCATGCTGGCCGAAGAATTCGGAATGATCGGCGGGCTTACGCTTCTGGCGTTGTACACTTTGATCGTCATCTATGGCTTTGCCATAGCGCTGGGCGCGCGCAGCCACTTCGGCCGGATGGTGGCGATGGGGGTCAGCACCACGTTTTTTCTCTATGTCTTCATCAATATCGCCATGGTCATGGGTCTCATTCCGGTGGTCGGCGTGCCGCTGCCGCTGATCAGCTACGGCGGGACGGCCATGCTGACGTTGTTGATTGGTTTCGGCTTGCTGCTGGGCGTGCACGTCCATCGTGACGTGACCATCGGGCGGCGCGGTAGCACAGAAGATTTTTAA